The sequence below is a genomic window from Bos javanicus breed banteng chromosome 5, ARS-OSU_banteng_1.0, whole genome shotgun sequence.
GTGTATGGGATACTGCGTAGAGTGAGAGCTGATAGCCAAGAGCCCCCTGGTCAAGGACTGTCGCAGCTGCTTTCAACTCTGTCTTCTCCTCTGGTGCTAATGAGGCTCTCCACTTCTCATGGGCAGCATTTGTTCACCGCTCGTTCAGTTATTTAATTGTCAGGGTGAGGGTTCTTCTTCCTCTGGTTTCTGACAGAGATCCTCTGGTTATCACTGGGAGCCCAGTTTGCCTACATTGGACTTGAACTCATCAGTTTCATCCTGCTACTGACGGACTTGCTGTTCACGGGGAACCCTGGCTGCAGCCTCAAGCTGAGCGCCTTTGCTGCCATCTCCTCTGTCTTGTCGGGTGAGCAGGGTCTCAGGAGCTACAGAGGGGGTTGGGTGTCACCTGTTGCCTTTGAAGCCTAGCCGGCAGCTGGAATCTCTGTCCTAAGGGAAGGAAGGAGCCCCGAAGAAAGCTAAAGAATGGAGCCAGGAGATACAGCACAGGcgtctttaattttatttttttttaatttaattttatttttaaactttacaatattgtattggttttgccaaatatcgaaatgagtccgccacaggtatacatgtgttccccatcctgaaccctcctccctcctccctccccataccatccctctgggtcgtcccagtgcaccagccccaagcatccagtatcgtgcattgaacctggactggcatctcgtttcatacatgatattttacatgtttcaatgccattctcccaaatcttcccaccctctccctctcccaaagagtccacaagactgttctatacatcagtgtctcttctgctgtctcgtatacagggttactgttaaccatctttctaaattccatatatacgtgttagtatgctgtattggtgtttttctttctggcttacttcactctgtataataggctccagtttcattcatctcattagaactgattcaaatgtattctttttaatggctgagtaatactccattgtttatatgtaccatagctttcttatccattcatctgctgatggacatctaggttgcttccatgtcctggctattataaacagtgctgcgatgaacattggggtacacgtgtccctttcccttctggtctccccagtgtgtatgcccagcagttaaACCGAAACAGCATGCAAAATGCTAGATTATGTCATTACGTACTTTGCAAAATGATTTCTCTCTGGGTTCTTTCTACTTGCAAGTTTTCTCATTATGTACAATACGGTTTGGTTTATTACTTCTGAGTCGTGACATGCATACAGCTTTGCCGGACTCTGTTGGATCAAGTAAGAGATGCCTGTAAATCAGTGGTCCCCaagctttttggcaccagggaccattttttatggaagacaatttttctgcaGACTGGGGGcaagggatggtttggggatgattcaagcgcattacacttattgtgcgctttgtttcttttattattatatcagatccacctcagatcatcaagcattagaCCCCAGAGGTTGGAGCCCCTAGTGTAGATGATGAAGGAGAGGGTTCACGTTGGGGATGCAGATGGGAAAGACCTAAAAGGGAGGAGAGCCCAGCGTGCAGCATTGACTAGAAATGTTCCCATAGCTCAAAACCGAACATCTGGGGAACCAACAGTAAACATGCCTTCAAGGAGGAGCCCCCAGTGCAGGGTAGCCCTGATGCCAGATAGGGAATATGATTTGCTCCCAAATCGTAGTCCCTATAGGTAGATGGCAGTGCCAGCCTTTCTCTAAGGGTGCTGCCTCCCTGTTTCTTTTGCAGGCCTTCTGGGGATGGTGGGCCATATGATGTACTCACAGGTTTTCCAGGCAACGGCCAACTTGGGTCCAGAAGACTGGAGGCCACACGCTTGGAACTATGGCTGGGCTTTCTAGTAAGTGCTTATCACCTCCGCcgcctttctcttcttccctggtCCACCTCCATTTAATGGCAGCCCTCAGCTAGGCACTTGCTCTctgtcctccttccttctctccatccCTCATCCCAGACACCTGTCAATCATCCAGAGGGCTGGACCAGCAGGCCATACCCATTCTCTCCCCACCTTCCAAGGAGAGGTACAGAGTGGATTCCTCCGGCTTATTTTTCGTGAGGACATTGTCAAGTTTTTCTGCTGATAAAGCTGTTAAGAAGTGCTTCTACACCTGACATGTAGGACGTCCTAGGGAAATGAGACTGATTTTGCATGGTTTATGGAAATGAGGCtctacattttatatattctgttgcccacaaagttcattcagatttttccataaaagCTTACAGAGaaccctgaacaaactttttggccaacccaatattttatgATTCAAAATACTTGGGagacagagaaatgaagaaatagcCTTGAAATCTGGATTCCATTTCTgtgaatggctgcccactctccTCCTATAATGAATAAGTTCATCCTGTCTCCATTCTTATTCCACCAAACTGTGTTAGAAATGAAACAGTCTCCCCATAACCCTTAAAGAACTAAGGGCTCagttagtttgctgctgctgctgctaagtcgcctcagtcgtgttcgactctgtgcaaccccatagatggcagcccaccaggctcccccgtccctgggattctccaggcaagaacactggagtgggttgccatttccttctccgatgcatgaaagtgaaaagtgaaagtgaagtcgctcagttgtgtccgactcttagtgaccccatggactacagcctatcaggctcctccatccatgggattttccaggcaagagtaccggggtggggtgccatcgccttctcctcagTTAGTTTAGACTTATCTTATTataaagaaggaagcagagaccATGATGAAACACATACATTCAAGGGTAACATCCCCTTTATGTGGGTTTCTTACCTTCTCCCTTGAGGGACACTCTCCATTCACTACACAGATGCCGACTTAGGTCTTTATGAACCATCTGGGCTGAGTGCTAAGCATTTACCAGTGCTGGAAAGACAGTGCCAGGCTTGAGTTTCTGTGCCGAAGAGGCACATGGAAGCCTATACCTGTCTGTCACAGGATCCCATCCCCTTTCCTCATGGTATAAACGGGCTATTGGATTCGGGGGTCTCTGATCTTTCCATCAGCCACCCTACCACAGTTTAGCTCATCTCCAGACTCATCGTTTCTCAGCTGTTGTCCATTTTTCGAGCCATTCTTGGCATTTCAACTGCAGGGCTCAGACTTCAAAACTCCCACCAAAGCATCTTAGTCTGTCACAGGCAGCAGAGGGGAACGCACAGCAGCGGCGCGTGGCCTTCCACTGTCACAGCCTCGTGAAATCCACCCCCTAACAATGCCCCCCCAACTCCTGGTGTCCTGGGCTTCCCACGATGGTGAGGCACTTAGGGGTTTGACTTTCCCGGTTCTTAGGAGTGTGTTTGATATGGTTCCCTggtgtctttttctctttgttgaatCCATCCAGCTTCTGTTCCATCTTTTACAAATTTCTTTGGGCCAAGAACCACACTGTTTGCACTGTAGGCCTTGTTTCCACTAGAGAAGTCTATACTAATGCCTCTGGATGTGTACTCAGGGCTTCCTGAATGCCTCCCAGAGGCTCAACTCTGGAGACCCTACGACAGCTAGGCTGAAAACCAAGGAAGACGGAAGAAGTATCTGAGTGCAGGAAAATCTTTGGCAGGAAATATGTgtgtgtcaggcttccctggtggctcagagggtaaagaatctgcctgcaatacaggagatccaggttcaatctccgggtcaagaagattcccctagagaagggaatagccggctacccactccagtagactggcagactatagtccatggggttggacacgactgagtgactcacacacacacacacgtcagggAAAGGCAAGAGGTAGTGCGTTGGGCTGCGTGTACTGTGTCAGATGAGCTACAGGTCTGTGGAATTGTTGAGATTATATGAGGGTAACTGCAGCTTGGGAAACTGCAGTAGTCCAAAAAATTGTGTGTGGCGGGGCAggagtgagtgtatgtgtgtgtgtatacacatatacacagagcttccctggtggctcagatggtaaagaatctgcctgtcaatacaggagatggcAAGTTTGATCGCtaagtggggaagatcctctggaggagggaaatggcaacccactccagtattcttgccttgaaaatcccatggacagaggaccctggcaggttatagttcatgggattgaaaaagagacagacacaacttagtgactaaacaacaacacacacaaacatacacacgtATAAAATAGGCCACCAGGTATGAAAGAACACAGCACTTACAACGAATCAGTGCAGTGAAAATGAGTGTTAAACTCCTGACTTTAACCCCATATGAATCATGGTTTTTTACTACAAAACATTCAGAACTTACCCTAGGACAGACCAAATTCAGACCTCTGCTCTTTATCTATATGTGAAAGGTGACACCCTCATGTTCCTAAATCCCTAAGAGGCATCCCCTAGTTGACTAGTAGGAAGGGaccttgatatttttctttcaaacctGTGAGAAAGCATCTTAATttcccattttgtgtgtgtgtgtccctagcACGGCCTGGGTCTCCTTTACCTGTTGCATGGCATCGGCGGTCACCACCTTCAACACCTACACCCGGCTGGTGCTGGAGTTCAAGTGCAGGCACAGCAAGAGCTTCCGAGGAGCCCCAGGCTGCCAACCACATCACCACCAGTGCTTCCTGCAGCAGCTGGCGTGCACAGCCCACCCGGGGGGCCCCGTGACCAGCTACCCCCAGTTCCACTGTCAGCCCATCCGCTCCATCTCCGAAGGGGTAGACTTCTACTCAGAACTACATGACAAGGAACTTCAACAAGGCACCAGCCAGGAGCCTGAGACCAAAGCAGCTGGCTCATCTGTAGAAGAGTGTTAGGAGTTAGGGGGTTTGGAGAGCAGACCGAAGCCCCACCTTACACGTTGCTCTGTGACCAACACGTGCTCAAGCCACAGTCTGTTTCCTGAGTGTGACTTTCAGAGGTTAAGAACAAGGGTATTGAAAGTCTAAGTCCAAGGGCTGCATGCCCAGGTGCCCAGCGCCCTGGCTCCCTTTTCCAAAACAGCTCAGTCTCACTGCCCCCActccaccgccccccaccccacatctCACTCATTCAGAAGTTCTTCTCAATTCGATTGTTCATTATGTGCTGGGTTCTGGGAGAtaaaaaaaggagtaaaatacAGATCCTGCCCTTTAGGGGCAATCAGGCTGGTCAGGAGAACAGAGATGGGTGGTTGATAGGGCTCAGCTCAGCCGTGGCGCACTTGACTTTAAAGCCACACACGGGGAGGCAGTACTAGGAGCTATGCCGTGTAGAGCAGGTGCCTGCCACAGCGTCCTGCACCCATTGGTAGGGACCACATCACACCATGTTAATTACTATATTAATTACACATTATCCTTGGAGAGACCAGGAGAGCAGGACACGTGAGAAGGCTCCCACAGCCTGCAGGGACAGGCCACCCCCAAAACAGCCCCCCTGAAGTCCCCTGGCGGCCTAATGCTTAGGATGCCAGGCTTTCAGTGCCATGGcctaggttcagtctctggtcagggaactgagatatCCGACAAGCAGTGGGtgcagcaaaacaaaaacaaaaaaccagcccACCGAGACCATGAGGACAGGACAGCGGTTCCCCAGTGGAGAAACCAAGGGACGCTTCCCCAGAGATCAGGCTGCAGCTGAcactcctctctgagcctccggcTCACATCCACCGCCTCGCCCCTTCCCTCTTCCATCAAGGAGAACACACCATCCTTGACGGCTGGAAAAAATGTGAGCGGCACACACGTATGCTCCTATACACAGTGTTTATTTGTTCTGTaacaattcacattttaaatagtGCTTCCTGACAACGTACCAGCCGGCTCTCCTTAAACACGGGTACTAAGGATGGCCATTCACATTcgaaggggcgggggtggggaggggaagccaCTGGACCACACGAGGAAAGGTGGCAGAGACCCTCTGGAAGGGGGATGGTGGGGAAGATGTTATCTAGGGTGGAGGGTTCATAAGGGATGTAAAAAGGAGGTGCTGGGAGAAGGAACAGACTTGTGTTATCAGAAGTCAGTACCGTTTCTAAGTAGTGGTTGATGGGCTCTGCTGGCACCCCAAGTGGAGCTCAGGGGAGGAGAGGAGCCCTTCCTGTCTTAGACGTCTGGTCAGGGGGTTGCCTGAGAAGAGAGGGAAGTTCAGGGACATGTTTGACAACAGCCCAGCACCCACACCGGTCAGATGAAGCTTCCTCGATCTTTATCCACCATGTACACCCCACTGTACTGGCTGCAAGAGAAAGAGGAAACCTGTGTCCTGCTGTTTTAGCCAGAGAGAGATTCAAAATGATCAGGGTCAAAACAGTCTATGTTAAGTTGGTTTGCAAACACACCACAAAGAATTTAGggagtttttttcccctaactgcTACTGATGTGTTTCTGGGACACGCCCAACATAAATACAGTCTTCTGCCCTCAAGAGTCCCTCTCAAACCAGATCCTCAGTAAACAACTCTGCATTTGACTCTTGCCTAAAGTGGGTGGCTTCCCAGTAAGTCTTCATGGGGCAGGGCACCAGGTGGCCCAGCCCCGGGCCATAGGATGGCCACTCAGGCTTTAGGTATTCAGCTGACTGAATTAGTCCTTAGGATTCTCTCCTAGACCAAACTTGATCCTACACCCTTCTAGCCAGGCAGATTCAAACCCTAGAAGTGAATCTGGAATCAATCCCATGCTCCTGGATGTCTTCTAATTGTTCCCCTAAGTTTACAATAAGCTGGACCCACACATGCCTTTCAAAGAGGTAGAACCAAATTTGCTTTCAGGGACTTAAGGCAGAGGGGATGAGAGGGCAGAAACCTGGTTAAAAGACCAGTCTACAGGCTGGGCACCATGGTTGCTTAGAGCTCTGGCTACCAACTTCTGTTAGGTCACAATGCCTACCAGTGGGCAATTCAGACATATCCCTTTAAATCTGGCATCCCAATTTTCTGTAATCTCTAAAGTCGAGTAATCTATTAACACAAGCTAAAAAGACACAGGTTTAAGTCACGAGAGAACCTGAGTGTACTCAGGGATGACTTATCAAAATTATTCCAGAACAAAAGTGGCTCTCCTCCGGCTCATGTGGGACTCCCTGCTGTATGAACAATGGTCTAGACGTTTAACAGAGAACCTGATAAAGTAACGTATTCATACAGAAGAAGGAAGAGTAAGCGCTAGAGACAACCCTACAGAATTTCACCACTTATAAAAGCTATAGTATTTACAGAGACATTTTCTCAAAATACTCTGCTTCAAGAGCTCTGCAAGGAGGAGGAGTGTACACGGCAGAGTGGTTGCATGCTGGGCTCAAGGAGCCAGAGTCAAAGTCCAGAAGCAGCTTGGCTCTCGTGCAAGCAGAGCAGAAATTTCCCTGAATAAAAGAGCAGAAAGGAAGATGCCCAGGAGGAGAAGATGCTGAGGAAGCAGAGTGGAGATGAAGGGGGCTGAGGCTGCCTGCCTCAGTCGTTCCTGACTTGAGTTTTCCTCTAAGCTGAGGATGGCATACACATAAGCACATCTGAAGTAAACATGATAACAATGACCATGACTGGCAAAACAATATCAACTGAGACGTAACCTCTGGGCCTTGATGGTGGAGGgagtggggggaaggggagggggtatTTAAACCACTTTTGCTCCCGTTCCGAtagtcagaatgggagaaaattattgcaaacaaagcaactgacaaaggattaatctccaaaatctataagcagctcacacagctcaacagcacaaaaacaacccaatcaaaaaacgggcagaagacccaaacagacatttcttcaaagaagatatgttattgttgttcagttgctaagttgtgtctgactctctgcaatcccatggattacagcacaccagtcttctctgtcctccactatctccttgctcaaattcatgtccattgagtcggtgatgctatctaaccatctcatcctttgccgtccccttctccttttgccttcagtctttcccaggaagaagacatacagatggccaataaacacgtgaaaagatgctcaacaacctctgagccactggggaagccctcactcattattagagaaa
It includes:
- the GSG1 gene encoding germ cell-specific gene 1 protein isoform X2, whose product is MSNSSQLIQNVCLTQKMGLPKGFSSQRTRLSAVLNMLSLSLSTASLLSNYWFVGTQKVPKPLCGKGLPAKCFDVPVPLDGGGTNTSSPEVVHYSWETGDDRFTFHAFRSGMWLSCAEIMEEPGERCRSFLELTPPTEREILWLSLGAQFAYIGLELISFILLLTDLLFTGNPGCSLKLSAFAAISSVLSGLLGMVGHMMYSQVFQATANLGPEDWRPHAWNYGWAFYTAWVSFTCCMASAVTTFNTYTRLVLEFKCRHSKSFRGAPGCQPHHHQCFLQQLACTAHPGGPVTSYPQFHCQPIRSISEGVDFYSELHDKELQQGTSQEPETKAAGSSVEEC
- the GSG1 gene encoding germ cell-specific gene 1 protein isoform X1 produces the protein MSNSSQLIQNVCLTQKMGLPKGFSSQRTRLSAVLNMLSLSLSTASLLSNYWFVGTQKVPKPLCGKGLPAKCFDVPVPLDGGGTNTSSPEVVHYSWETGDDRFTFHAFRSGMWLSCAEIMEEPGERCRSFLELTPPTERGEKGLLEFATLQGPRHPTLRFGGKRLMEKASLSHPPLGLVAKILWLSLGAQFAYIGLELISFILLLTDLLFTGNPGCSLKLSAFAAISSVLSGLLGMVGHMMYSQVFQATANLGPEDWRPHAWNYGWAFYTAWVSFTCCMASAVTTFNTYTRLVLEFKCRHSKSFRGAPGCQPHHHQCFLQQLACTAHPGGPVTSYPQFHCQPIRSISEGVDFYSELHDKELQQGTSQEPETKAAGSSVEEC
- the GSG1 gene encoding germ cell-specific gene 1 protein isoform X3 is translated as MFVSPRRWGSRRASLANGHAYLPSSTCYHSASPQHPCSATTGLWAHRRCPSPCAGKVYQPSALTCRCPWMGAAPTHLPRRWCTTVGRPGMIGSPSMPSGAACGYPVRRSWKNQGRGAEVSLNSHHQPREFAYIGLELISFILLLTDLLFTGNPGCSLKLSAFAAISSVLSGLLGMVGHMMYSQVFQATANLGPEDWRPHAWNYGWAFYTAWVSFTCCMASAVTTFNTYTRLVLEFKCRHSKSFRGAPGCQPHHHQCFLQQLACTAHPGGPVTSYPQFHCQPIRSISEGVDFYSELHDKELQQGTSQEPETKAAGSSVEEC